A single Blattabacterium sp. (Mastotermes darwiniensis) str. MADAR DNA region contains:
- the murG gene encoding undecaprenyldiphospho-muramoylpentapeptide beta-N-acetylglucosaminyltransferase has product MNKIFTPRIIIVSGGTGGHIYPGIAIADELKKQIPKVNILFIGSKNNMEMQEIPKFGYKIEGICISGGRDKFFSLSGFFILSMELMYSFFFSRRILKKFSPDIVIGTGGYVSFPTLYAAKKNKIPIFIQEQNSFPGFTNRIFSSYAKKVCIAFEESKKYFPKEKTIITGNPVRSEILQLPSREKACFYLGLKMDRPIILSMGGSQGSNSINNAWINGLKKLIHFDIQLIWQVGRMDIHKIKRNHTLSYHKNFIVMEFIENIPICYAAADIIVSRAGALTISEICLIGKPYILIPLPWSSDDHQNRNAKILEDKEAAMIIKNEEIDKKLVDTTIKLLNDPNRKKKMSRNILQLGKPKATNDIVNEILQIIL; this is encoded by the coding sequence ATGAATAAGATTTTTACACCTAGAATAATTATTGTAAGTGGAGGAACAGGAGGACATATCTATCCTGGAATAGCTATAGCAGATGAACTGAAAAAACAGATTCCAAAAGTAAATATTTTATTTATTGGATCTAAAAATAATATGGAAATGCAAGAAATCCCTAAATTTGGATATAAAATTGAAGGGATTTGTATTTCAGGTGGAAGAGATAAATTTTTTTCTTTATCAGGATTTTTTATTTTATCTATGGAATTAATGTATAGCTTCTTTTTCTCAAGGAGAATTTTAAAAAAGTTTTCTCCTGATATAGTTATTGGAACAGGTGGATACGTTAGTTTTCCTACTTTATATGCTGCAAAAAAAAATAAAATTCCCATTTTTATTCAAGAACAAAATTCCTTTCCTGGGTTTACCAATAGAATATTCTCTTCTTATGCTAAGAAAGTATGTATTGCTTTTGAAGAATCGAAAAAATATTTTCCAAAGGAAAAGACTATAATAACTGGAAATCCAGTAAGATCTGAAATATTACAATTACCTAGTAGAGAAAAAGCTTGTTTCTATTTAGGATTAAAAATGGATAGACCTATTATTCTATCTATGGGAGGGAGTCAGGGATCCAATAGTATTAACAACGCTTGGATAAATGGGTTAAAAAAATTGATACATTTTGATATCCAACTTATTTGGCAAGTAGGAAGAATGGATATTCATAAAATAAAAAGAAACCATACACTTTCCTATCATAAAAATTTTATTGTAATGGAATTTATTGAAAATATTCCGATCTGTTATGCTGCAGCAGATATTATTGTGTCTAGAGCTGGAGCTTTAACCATATCAGAAATATGTTTGATAGGAAAACCCTACATATTGATTCCTTTACCTTGGTCTTCAGATGATCATCAAAATAGAAATGCTAAAATATTGGAGGATAAAGAGGCGGCTATGATAATTAAAAATGAAGAAATAGATAAAAAATTAGTGGATACCACTATAAAACTCCTGAATGATCCTAACAGGAAAAAAAAAATGAGCAGAAATATTTTACAGTTAGGAAAACCTAAAGCAACGAACGATATTGTCAACGAAATTTTACAGATTATTTTATGA
- a CDS encoding FtsW/RodA/SpoVE family cell cycle protein produces MRKIDIFLNRYIKGDRYLWAFITLLSIFSFLPVYSASTNLVTTYGGTNTVFRYLFKHALFLLVGFCILFLTQFIDYKYFYRMSILTIPIILVLLFFTIIQEKELDGVNASRWLHIPILNISFQTSNIAGLVLFIYCARYLASKNKERMNFIHSFFPLIFPIFFILGLIFPANGSTAVIVFISVLIILLIGGYPFTGVIGILLMGIVAAGIYIYSVIKWGEKKPMNRVYTWKNRIENFLDKDSEESYQIKQSKMAIVLGNKFGRGPGKSVFKAFLPQSSSDFIYSIVIEEYGSFGGILLLFIYILILLRIMVIATKVPNYFCTLLVLSVGLPIINQALINMGIAVGLFPVTGQTLPLISAGGTSMWVTFFSFGIILSVSRIIYDNPIDQRKKINNE; encoded by the coding sequence ATGAGAAAAATAGATATTTTTTTGAATAGATATATAAAAGGAGATAGATATTTATGGGCTTTCATTACCTTATTATCCATCTTTTCCTTTCTCCCAGTCTATTCAGCCAGTACCAATTTAGTTACTACGTATGGAGGGACAAATACAGTATTCCGTTATTTATTCAAGCATGCTCTTTTTTTGCTAGTTGGTTTTTGCATTCTTTTTTTGACTCAGTTTATAGACTATAAATATTTTTATCGTATGTCTATACTTACCATTCCTATAATTTTAGTTTTGCTTTTTTTTACAATCATCCAGGAAAAAGAACTAGATGGGGTCAATGCATCTCGTTGGTTGCATATTCCCATCCTTAATATATCCTTTCAAACTTCCAACATTGCTGGACTAGTTCTTTTTATTTACTGTGCTAGATATTTAGCATCCAAAAATAAAGAACGTATGAACTTTATACATTCCTTTTTTCCTTTAATTTTTCCTATTTTTTTCATTCTTGGACTGATATTTCCAGCAAATGGTTCTACGGCTGTAATTGTTTTTATTTCAGTTTTAATTATTCTTTTGATAGGAGGATATCCTTTTACAGGGGTTATAGGAATTTTATTGATGGGAATTGTAGCAGCAGGAATATATATTTACTCAGTAATAAAATGGGGAGAAAAAAAACCAATGAATCGAGTTTATACATGGAAAAATCGTATAGAAAATTTTTTGGATAAGGATTCTGAAGAAAGTTATCAAATAAAACAATCTAAAATGGCTATTGTTTTAGGCAATAAATTTGGTCGTGGACCAGGGAAAAGCGTTTTTAAGGCTTTCCTTCCACAATCTTCTTCAGATTTTATCTATTCTATTGTTATAGAAGAATATGGATCTTTTGGAGGGATACTTCTTCTGTTCATTTATATCCTTATTTTGCTTAGAATTATGGTAATTGCTACGAAAGTCCCAAATTATTTTTGTACTTTATTGGTCCTTTCTGTAGGTTTGCCTATTATTAATCAAGCACTCATTAATATGGGAATAGCTGTTGGTTTATTTCCTGTAACGGGACAAACTTTACCACTAATTAGTGCAGGAGGAACTTCTATGTGGGTTACATTTTTCAGTTTTGGAATAATACTTAGTGTTAGCAGAATCATATATGATAATCCTATAGACCAAAGAAAAAAAATTAATAATGAATAA
- the murD gene encoding UDP-N-acetylmuramoyl-L-alanine--D-glutamate ligase, translating to MKKNLIVVLGGGESGVGAALLSKKMGFKPFVSDSGVILNKYKKILVENGISFEEKGHTENIIIQKSIKVIKSPGISREDPLIKKINYLGIPIVSELEFGKNYRNTSYIISITGSNGKTTTSHIVYKILKKEGIHVGIAGNIGRSFSREVLNKKKDVYVLEVSSFQLDDCFKFRSNIAVLLNITRDHLNRYNNSFEKYIFSKFRIATHQNKEDIFIYNHDDPIIRKEFKKYPIVSNCIPFSIKEKLHVGAYIKWNHIFFRNKNQEEIGILNVEKIPLKGDHNLSNVMAAVLVSSTLNVQKKSIISTILELTPIEHRMEKVLNINGVQFINDSKATNVNSVFYALKSMNAPTIWIAGGQDKGNDYEELLPLVKEKVKAIIFLGKENKKFVNFFQDVIDIMVETESLRQAVRIAYLLSIHGDNILLSPACSSFNLFKDYKERGHKFKQEVRKLFYEKNRYFFE from the coding sequence ATGAAAAAAAATTTAATCGTTGTATTGGGTGGAGGAGAAAGTGGGGTAGGAGCCGCTTTATTGTCTAAAAAGATGGGATTTAAACCATTTGTATCTGATTCTGGAGTTATTCTCAATAAATACAAAAAAATTTTAGTAGAAAATGGAATTTCTTTTGAGGAAAAGGGACATACAGAAAATATAATTATTCAGAAATCTATCAAAGTTATAAAGAGTCCTGGAATTTCTAGAGAAGATCCATTGATCAAGAAAATTAATTATCTTGGGATTCCCATTGTTTCTGAATTAGAATTTGGAAAAAATTATCGGAATACTTCCTATATTATTAGCATTACAGGAAGTAATGGAAAAACAACTACCAGTCACATAGTTTACAAAATTCTTAAAAAAGAGGGAATCCATGTAGGAATTGCAGGAAATATTGGACGTAGTTTTTCACGAGAAGTCCTAAATAAAAAAAAAGATGTTTATGTATTGGAAGTTAGCAGTTTTCAACTGGATGATTGCTTCAAATTTCGTTCAAATATTGCAGTATTATTAAACATTACAAGGGATCATTTAAATAGATATAATAATTCCTTTGAAAAGTATATTTTTTCTAAATTTAGAATTGCTACTCATCAAAATAAGGAAGATATTTTTATTTATAATCATGATGATCCCATTATAAGAAAAGAATTTAAAAAATATCCAATTGTATCCAATTGTATTCCTTTTTCTATAAAAGAGAAGTTACACGTAGGTGCTTATATAAAATGGAATCATATTTTTTTTCGGAATAAAAATCAAGAAGAAATAGGTATTCTCAATGTAGAAAAAATTCCTTTAAAAGGGGATCATAATTTATCCAATGTTATGGCTGCAGTTCTTGTTTCATCGACATTAAATGTTCAAAAAAAATCAATCATTTCTACTATATTAGAGTTGACCCCTATAGAACATCGTATGGAAAAAGTACTAAATATTAATGGAGTACAATTTATTAATGATTCTAAAGCTACTAATGTGAATTCCGTTTTTTATGCATTGAAAAGTATGAATGCTCCTACGATATGGATTGCAGGAGGACAAGATAAAGGCAATGATTATGAAGAACTCCTTCCATTGGTGAAAGAAAAAGTGAAAGCCATAATTTTTTTAGGAAAGGAAAATAAAAAATTTGTAAATTTTTTTCAAGATGTTATTGATATTATGGTGGAAACAGAAAGTCTTAGACAAGCTGTTCGTATAGCTTATCTGTTATCCATTCATGGAGATAATATTCTGTTATCTCCTGCATGTTCCAGCTTTAATCTTTTTAAAGATTATAAGGAAAGAGGTCATAAATTTAAACAAGAAGTAAGAAAACTTTTCTATGAGAAAAATAGATATTTTTTTGAATAG